One genomic window of Chlamydiales bacterium STE3 includes the following:
- a CDS encoding putative deoxyribonuclease YabD (Product derived from UniProtKB/Swiss-Prot:P37545;Gene name derived from UniProtKB/Swiss-Prot:P37545;EC number derived from UniProtKB/Swiss-Prot:P37545) gives MPLQMSLHYIDSHAHVTSDATFLVAEELLKRAKDVGLSAIINICTDLETLERGLQLSKGYPWLYHTASTSPHDVDRYGEAHFPIFEQAAKNGDLKGIGETGLDYFYEHSPKELQKKYLVKYLHLALETKLPVVIHCREAFNDFFEIIDAEYQSADGILHCFTGTMEEAKQVIKRDWYLSLSGIVTFKKSVALQEVAKWVPLEKLLIETDTPYLAPQGKRGRLNEPANLPEIAQFIAHLKGISVDEVAQATAQNAYEVFRL, from the coding sequence ATGCCTCTTCAAATGTCTCTTCACTACATTGATTCACATGCCCATGTAACGTCTGATGCTACCTTTTTAGTTGCTGAAGAGCTACTAAAAAGGGCAAAGGACGTCGGGTTATCAGCCATTATTAATATCTGTACTGATCTTGAAACCCTGGAAAGAGGGCTTCAGCTTTCTAAAGGCTATCCTTGGCTCTATCACACTGCCTCTACCTCACCACATGATGTTGACAGGTATGGGGAGGCTCATTTCCCTATTTTTGAACAAGCGGCCAAAAACGGTGATTTGAAGGGGATTGGTGAAACGGGATTGGATTATTTTTATGAACACTCCCCAAAAGAGCTGCAGAAAAAATATCTTGTGAAGTATCTCCATCTTGCCCTTGAGACAAAGCTTCCTGTGGTTATTCACTGCCGCGAAGCATTTAACGATTTTTTCGAAATCATTGACGCTGAATACCAAAGCGCAGATGGCATTTTGCATTGTTTTACAGGCACAATGGAAGAGGCTAAGCAAGTCATTAAACGCGATTGGTATCTTTCTTTGAGTGGAATTGTCACCTTTAAAAAAAGTGTGGCTTTACAAGAGGTTGCCAAGTGGGTCCCTTTAGAAAAATTACTGATTGAAACAGACACTCCTTACCTAGCACCACAAGGCAAAAGGGGGCGGCTAAACGAGCCAGCCAATTTACCGGAAATTGCCCAATTCATAGCTCATTTGAAGGGAATTTCTGTGGATGAGGTTGCCCAAGCTACGGCACAAAACGCTTACGAGGTTTTTCGTTTATGA
- a CDS encoding hypothetical protein (Product derived from UniProtKB/Trembl:E9FRC6) encodes MKQTKDLQKVIESARECYDHFLYWPHYYKKFPPIECSVALKEVHKEKNHALFYAYPFDHNLLTTIPYFNASPMQFGANRYIASQGPRHETLSDFWEMIWGENSELIVSVTNEREEEGMGHRYKFDAFWPQHQSQEFGNFKVALLKDEVIKRWDDGRVEQIRLRQCEVTYQGEKKIVHQLHMENWMDGSIVYPESLIELSLSADRWKGEGPILVHCAAGIGRTGTFIAFHSLYHDLLNALKRSESHAHFDILKRVAEMREKRYGPMIAAKIQFLLLVEALDLALLKLSN; translated from the coding sequence ATGAAGCAGACAAAAGATTTGCAAAAAGTCATTGAGAGTGCTCGTGAATGTTATGATCATTTTCTCTATTGGCCCCATTACTATAAAAAATTTCCACCTATAGAATGCTCGGTAGCTTTAAAAGAGGTGCATAAAGAAAAAAATCACGCCCTTTTTTATGCCTATCCTTTCGACCATAATTTGCTGACAACCATTCCCTATTTTAACGCAAGCCCAATGCAATTTGGTGCCAATCGCTACATTGCTTCTCAGGGGCCGCGCCATGAGACCTTAAGCGATTTTTGGGAGATGATTTGGGGAGAAAATAGCGAGCTGATTGTCAGTGTGACTAATGAAAGAGAAGAAGAAGGAATGGGCCATCGCTATAAATTCGATGCGTTTTGGCCTCAACATCAATCCCAAGAATTTGGCAATTTCAAGGTAGCCCTTCTTAAAGATGAAGTCATCAAAAGGTGGGATGATGGACGTGTGGAGCAGATTCGTCTACGCCAATGTGAAGTCACTTATCAAGGAGAAAAGAAAATCGTCCACCAACTTCATATGGAAAATTGGATGGATGGCAGTATTGTTTATCCAGAAAGCTTGATTGAACTGAGTTTATCTGCAGATCGCTGGAAAGGAGAAGGGCCTATTCTTGTACACTGTGCTGCAGGAATCGGTCGGACAGGCACATTTATTGCTTTCCACAGTCTCTACCACGATCTTCTAAATGCGTTAAAAAGAAGTGAGTCACACGCCCATTTTGATATTCTAAAAAGAGTTGCCGAAATGCGCGAAAAAAGATATGGGCCAATGATTGCGGCAAAAATTCAATTCTTACTTTTAGTCGAAGCCTTAGATTTAGCTCTACTAAAACTTTCTAATTAA
- a CDS encoding hypothetical protein (Product derived from UniProtKB/Trembl:Q6MC52): MRFIILFLISLQSLAAFQYELAICAIFQNEARFLSEWIDYHKKVGVQHFYLFNNCSDDNFQEALAPYIETGEVSLIDWPYRYEDGDISRWNLIQCNAYSEGLKRSKGVAHWLALIDTDEFIIPVRTRTLPETLQFFEAVPAVGVNWQMYGTSYVPEIPFGERMTESLLMRAVDDAPEHFVIKSIVQPLKTSLHVINPHFFSFLKGVCVNTNGEEIKGAIAPYIVTNVLRINHYWCRDEKFMREQKIPRRHHALKENEKDILKINDRYNMVHDDVILNKW; encoded by the coding sequence ATGCGCTTCATTATTCTTTTTTTAATATCCTTGCAATCTTTAGCAGCTTTTCAATATGAACTTGCTATTTGTGCTATTTTTCAGAACGAAGCCAGATTTCTTTCTGAATGGATTGATTACCATAAAAAAGTGGGTGTGCAACATTTTTACCTATTTAATAATTGCAGTGATGACAATTTCCAAGAAGCTTTAGCTCCTTATATAGAAACAGGAGAAGTTTCTTTAATCGATTGGCCTTATCGTTACGAAGACGGGGATATTTCTAGGTGGAATCTGATTCAATGCAATGCTTATTCGGAAGGCTTAAAAAGAAGTAAGGGCGTTGCCCATTGGCTAGCATTAATTGACACAGACGAGTTTATCATTCCAGTTAGAACGAGAACTCTTCCAGAAACGCTGCAATTTTTTGAAGCTGTACCGGCAGTAGGAGTCAACTGGCAAATGTATGGCACTTCTTATGTCCCTGAAATTCCTTTTGGGGAACGGATGACAGAATCTCTTTTAATGAGGGCAGTGGACGATGCTCCTGAACATTTTGTTATTAAAAGCATTGTCCAGCCTTTAAAAACTTCGCTGCATGTGATTAATCCTCATTTCTTTTCCTTCTTAAAAGGCGTTTGTGTGAATACAAATGGGGAAGAAATCAAAGGTGCAATAGCTCCCTACATTGTCACTAACGTGCTGCGGATCAACCATTATTGGTGCCGCGATGAAAAATTTATGCGCGAACAAAAAATACCAAGACGCCATCACGCCCTTAAAGAAAATGAAAAGGATATTTTGAAAATAAACGATCGGTACAATATGGTTCATGATGATGTGATACTAAATAAATGGTGA
- a CDS encoding putative methyltransferase, putative O-methyltransferase (Product derived from UniProtKB/Trembl:C5APC7) translates to MKKKFQFILFAFLTFCNLQATLPEPYASIHVLPFDGHGWFGNQEPLKNILHAGSINTVIEVGSWLGSSTRFIASELPEDGVVYAVDTWLGTPEEVLHCTDPRLPYLYQQFLSNVIHAGLTKKIVPIRMHSQEAANALHLKAGLIYLDASHETENVYKDILAWYPHLAEGGMMCGDDWLWPTVQVAVMNASQVLQRKVHSVENFWWFE, encoded by the coding sequence ATGAAAAAAAAATTTCAATTTATCCTTTTTGCCTTTTTAACTTTTTGCAACCTGCAGGCCACTTTGCCGGAGCCTTATGCTTCAATTCATGTTTTGCCATTTGATGGACATGGGTGGTTTGGGAATCAGGAACCATTAAAAAATATCCTTCATGCGGGGTCGATTAATACGGTCATTGAGGTGGGATCGTGGCTTGGTTCCTCAACACGTTTTATTGCTTCTGAGCTTCCTGAAGATGGCGTCGTCTACGCGGTTGACACGTGGCTTGGAACTCCGGAAGAAGTGCTTCATTGCACGGATCCTCGTCTCCCTTACCTCTACCAGCAATTTTTATCGAATGTGATCCATGCTGGTTTGACGAAAAAGATTGTCCCTATCCGTATGCACTCACAAGAAGCTGCTAATGCGCTTCATTTAAAAGCAGGCCTTATTTATCTTGACGCTTCGCATGAAACAGAAAATGTTTACAAAGATATTTTAGCTTGGTATCCGCATTTAGCAGAAGGAGGGATGATGTGTGGAGATGATTGGCTATGGCCGACCGTTCAGGTTGCTGTGATGAATGCCAGTCAAGTGCTTCAGCGTAAAGTGCATAGTGTAGAAAACTTTTGGTGGTTTGAATAG
- a CDS encoding Peptidyl-prolyl cis-trans isomerase-like 1 (Product derived from UniProtKB/Swiss-Prot:P0CP84;Gene name derived from UniProtKB/Swiss-Prot:P0CP84;EC number derived from UniProtKB/Swiss-Prot:P0CP84), with the protein MQKMFLATFLFFLAIYPLSAEENNTMKAEQTIVTIETTQGPIVIALRPEVAPKAVENFLKLAESNYYNDVIFHRVIKGFMIQGGDPTGTGRGGASIWGKPFEDEFSSSLTFSKPGLLAMANAGPKTNGSQFFITTAPAPWLNNKHTIFGEVISGYDVVQKIESTKTGPQDKPVEAQQIKKITVKKAEA; encoded by the coding sequence ATGCAAAAAATGTTTCTTGCAACCTTCCTATTTTTTCTTGCTATTTACCCTTTATCTGCAGAGGAGAACAACACTATGAAAGCTGAACAGACGATTGTCACCATCGAAACAACACAAGGCCCTATTGTGATCGCTTTGCGACCAGAAGTTGCGCCTAAAGCGGTTGAAAATTTTTTAAAGCTCGCTGAAAGCAATTACTATAACGATGTGATTTTTCACCGTGTAATTAAAGGCTTTATGATTCAGGGAGGCGACCCTACTGGCACAGGTCGCGGTGGAGCGTCTATATGGGGCAAACCATTTGAAGATGAGTTTTCTTCCTCTTTGACATTTAGCAAACCAGGGCTTCTTGCAATGGCTAATGCCGGTCCAAAAACAAATGGTAGCCAATTTTTTATCACAACAGCACCAGCTCCTTGGCTGAACAATAAGCACACGATTTTTGGCGAAGTGATCAGTGGATATGATGTCGTTCAAAAAATCGAATCGACAAAAACAGGGCCTCAGGACAAACCTGTAGAAGCACAACAGATCAAAAAGATTACGGTCAAAAAAGCCGAAGCCTAG
- a CDS encoding Inositol-1-monophosphatase (Product derived from UniProtKB/Swiss-Prot:P74158;Gene name derived from UniProtKB/Swiss-Prot:P74158;EC number derived from UniProtKB/Swiss-Prot:P74158) produces the protein MKEKISQKEKEEWLLETENIALAAGNVLKKYWGKLSSIRQKQFYWDLVTEADTESEQLILSLLQEKFPEHKILSEEAGLKEKASGDFMWVVDPLDGTTNYTHQYPMVAVSIGLLYQQKPLLGVIYNPILNELFKGADGMGAFFNAEPLRVSGISELNKSLLATGFAYDRKETSDNNYAEFCHMTHISQGVRRGGAAALDLAYVAAGRLDGYWERGLKPWDVAAGIVLVNEAGGKVTSYENGPIDLTSGRILATNQAIHAALSYELIKVGKIKPRFTAFT, from the coding sequence TTGAAAGAAAAAATTAGTCAAAAAGAAAAAGAAGAATGGCTCTTGGAGACTGAAAACATTGCTCTAGCAGCAGGTAACGTTCTTAAAAAATATTGGGGGAAGCTCTCCTCCATACGCCAGAAGCAGTTTTACTGGGATTTGGTAACCGAAGCCGACACTGAATCGGAGCAGCTTATTCTTTCTTTGTTACAAGAGAAATTTCCCGAGCATAAAATTTTATCGGAAGAAGCTGGCCTAAAGGAAAAAGCTTCTGGGGATTTCATGTGGGTGGTAGATCCCTTAGATGGCACTACAAATTATACGCATCAGTACCCCATGGTGGCTGTCTCTATCGGGTTGCTGTACCAACAAAAACCGTTGCTTGGCGTTATTTATAATCCCATTTTAAATGAGTTATTTAAAGGTGCAGATGGCATGGGAGCTTTCTTTAATGCTGAACCCCTGCGTGTTTCTGGAATTAGTGAGTTAAATAAGAGTTTGCTCGCAACGGGCTTTGCCTACGATCGTAAAGAGACAAGTGATAATAATTATGCAGAGTTTTGCCATATGACGCATATTTCTCAAGGAGTTAGAAGAGGAGGGGCCGCAGCATTGGACTTGGCTTATGTTGCCGCTGGGCGGTTAGATGGGTATTGGGAAAGAGGACTAAAGCCTTGGGATGTTGCAGCGGGTATTGTGTTAGTTAACGAAGCCGGTGGAAAAGTGACTTCTTACGAAAATGGCCCAATCGATTTAACCTCGGGCCGCATTTTAGCCACAAATCAAGCGATTCATGCTGCTTTAAGCTATGAGCTAATCAAAGTGGGCAAGATTAAGCCACGATTTACAGCTTTCACTTAA
- a CDS encoding Uncharacterized protein (Product derived from UniProtKB/Trembl:D1R4H0) produces MRSFIFHIVVFCGSLSNLHCFAYDSLEALRETFDIENSTLITSIGEKFFRHPFESKLHFDLSYYMKDLKAADIVFKAYKNNILPIVIKLSEDGTSNAAHAAFSRALIEVCLLFGNPKHSPEDALTYALQHHGPYGKKWVEEYSKEIHDFVVAANVPLYRLKPRKIEDPFTIVIITTTASGGNFSVAESMAHYLKHQDRILPIIIDVEDIAKEADPVMIATGTYTYDMIYSSIFQKTNDFSVIPGRKKLNREIQQYIPNNLLARLKQKIAGINPDLIISTRSYTSDDIALASFGIPFRMFHPDFELCPSLAAYYRNVPENTKFWLPIFRPSMFKPLFESYCSLDKYNVADSEDILMQKISQILQVPIGALKTQFELIGYPCSNFYKIDDNLDLQRLRKKWDIKEHEIPIFIVMGKHSTGAIKGIFEELLQSAPHLPLKFIFICGKNLNLQIEFQEKIKKTNKQEQFTVHGLLTPPEMNEMMNISHMGISKAGGATVIEAFSTESHLLLMNSYPWEEVNAAFLEEIGLATRFDSKKPLIDQIETCLQKKSSVFKLKEVADWESNLMLHLQELIQSTILEAKIAA; encoded by the coding sequence ATGCGAAGTTTTATTTTCCATATTGTTGTTTTTTGTGGGAGCCTATCGAACCTACATTGTTTTGCCTATGATTCGTTAGAAGCCCTCAGAGAGACTTTCGATATCGAAAATAGTACTTTAATTACCTCGATAGGTGAAAAGTTTTTTCGCCATCCCTTTGAAAGTAAATTACATTTTGATCTTTCTTATTACATGAAAGATCTAAAAGCTGCTGATATTGTTTTTAAAGCTTATAAAAATAATATTTTGCCTATTGTTATCAAACTTTCTGAGGATGGTACATCCAATGCTGCTCATGCAGCTTTTTCACGAGCTTTAATTGAAGTTTGTTTGTTATTTGGTAATCCCAAACATTCCCCTGAAGATGCTCTAACATATGCCTTACAACACCACGGTCCCTACGGGAAAAAATGGGTAGAAGAATATAGCAAAGAAATTCACGATTTCGTAGTTGCAGCAAACGTTCCCCTGTATAGATTAAAACCAAGAAAAATTGAAGATCCTTTCACGATTGTCATTATCACAACTACTGCTAGTGGTGGTAATTTCTCGGTTGCAGAATCAATGGCTCACTATTTAAAACACCAGGATCGCATACTTCCTATTATTATCGATGTTGAAGATATTGCCAAAGAAGCAGACCCCGTCATGATTGCCACAGGAACCTATACCTATGACATGATTTATTCATCCATCTTTCAAAAAACAAACGATTTTAGTGTCATTCCTGGAAGAAAAAAATTAAATCGAGAAATTCAACAATATATACCCAATAATTTATTAGCGAGGCTGAAGCAAAAAATAGCAGGGATCAATCCTGATTTAATTATTTCAACGCGTTCTTATACCTCAGATGACATCGCCCTTGCCTCTTTTGGAATTCCCTTTAGAATGTTTCATCCCGATTTTGAATTATGCCCGTCATTAGCAGCGTATTATAGGAATGTGCCAGAAAACACTAAGTTTTGGTTACCCATATTTCGTCCAAGCATGTTCAAACCTCTTTTTGAAAGCTACTGTAGCTTAGACAAATATAATGTAGCTGATTCAGAAGACATCCTTATGCAAAAAATAAGCCAAATATTACAAGTTCCTATAGGAGCTTTGAAAACCCAGTTTGAACTAATTGGATATCCTTGTTCTAATTTTTATAAAATTGACGATAACCTAGATCTTCAAAGATTGCGAAAGAAATGGGATATTAAAGAACATGAAATCCCTATATTTATTGTCATGGGAAAACATAGTACCGGTGCCATTAAAGGTATTTTTGAAGAGCTTCTGCAATCAGCTCCTCATCTCCCATTGAAGTTTATTTTTATATGTGGAAAAAACTTAAATCTTCAAATTGAATTTCAAGAAAAAATTAAAAAGACAAATAAACAAGAGCAATTTACTGTTCATGGATTATTAACTCCTCCCGAAATGAATGAGATGATGAATATTTCTCATATGGGTATTTCTAAAGCAGGAGGGGCCACTGTAATTGAAGCTTTCTCGACCGAAAGCCATCTATTATTAATGAATTCCTATCCGTGGGAAGAAGTTAATGCCGCGTTCTTAGAAGAAATTGGACTGGCTACAAGGTTCGACTCTAAAAAACCTCTTATCGATCAAATAGAAACCTGTCTTCAAAAAAAATCAAGCGTTTTTAAGCTTAAAGAAGTTGCTGACTGGGAAAGCAACCTGATGCTTCATTTACAAGAGCTCATTCAATCAACTATTTTGGAGGCAAAAATTGCTGCTTGA
- a CDS encoding Uncharacterized protein (Product derived from UniProtKB/Trembl:K2EEL3): MNLNFFTSFFILVSSFFFLEAKIPYEIDLLLKHRQSTYGFTSTSFLDAMKWQRSDSELSFIHDKDVQAVEKNFSLFCDQFKRLPKQDYSVIPQQFSIPPIIHLIWLGSDIPLQVASAFDTWKTHHPHWTIKIWTDQDLSDFIWTNKKVQLAFEQATTWAEKADILRIELLYQFGGIYSDADVVCLNSFQDLIVQNIGFFSCFELNYIGKHYGEPFFVGSAVMGAAKNSAVMKYCLENLRSVADAPQEGIIKRTGPGLISRACQAVLASGEEQVLILPCSYLYPLPWKQRDVTREEIISYISPESLAIHLWDGSWCTHKKKKNKQKCK; the protein is encoded by the coding sequence ATGAACTTAAATTTTTTTACTTCCTTTTTTATCCTTGTGTCCTCTTTTTTCTTTTTAGAAGCTAAAATTCCTTATGAGATTGACCTCTTATTAAAGCATAGGCAATCAACCTATGGCTTTACATCTACATCATTTTTGGATGCCATGAAATGGCAAAGAAGTGATTCTGAGCTATCTTTTATCCATGACAAGGATGTCCAGGCTGTCGAAAAAAACTTTTCTTTATTTTGCGATCAATTTAAAAGACTTCCTAAACAAGATTATAGCGTAATTCCTCAACAATTTTCTATTCCCCCAATCATTCACCTTATTTGGTTAGGTTCAGATATTCCTCTTCAAGTTGCCTCTGCTTTTGATACTTGGAAAACCCATCATCCTCATTGGACAATAAAAATTTGGACTGATCAGGATTTAAGTGACTTCATTTGGACTAATAAAAAAGTGCAATTAGCTTTTGAACAAGCAACAACATGGGCAGAAAAAGCAGATATACTCCGAATTGAATTACTTTATCAGTTTGGAGGTATTTACAGTGATGCTGATGTTGTCTGCTTAAATTCCTTTCAAGATTTGATTGTTCAAAATATAGGCTTTTTTAGTTGCTTTGAACTGAACTATATTGGAAAACATTATGGTGAGCCATTTTTTGTGGGTTCTGCTGTCATGGGAGCAGCCAAAAATAGTGCTGTTATGAAATATTGTCTCGAAAATCTCCGTTCGGTAGCTGACGCCCCTCAAGAAGGTATTATTAAACGCACAGGGCCAGGTCTCATTAGTCGAGCTTGCCAAGCTGTCTTAGCTAGCGGTGAAGAACAAGTGCTAATTCTTCCCTGCAGTTATCTATATCCTTTACCATGGAAACAAAGGGACGTAACCCGTGAAGAAATTATTAGTTACATAAGCCCAGAATCTTTAGCTATCCATCTATGGGACGGTTCTTGGTGCACCCATAAAAAGAAAAAAAATAAACAGAAGTGCAAATAG
- a CDS encoding Ribonucleoside-diphosphate reductase large subunit (Product derived from UniProtKB/Swiss-Prot:Q9SJ20;Gene name derived from UniProtKB/Swiss-Prot:Q9SJ20;EC number derived from UniProtKB/Swiss-Prot:Q9SJ20): MYVIKRDGRRQEVKFDKITARIQKLCYGLDPVHVEPILVAMRVIEGIYDNVTTSELDNLAAEVAATLTTRHPDYALLASRIAISNLQKNTNKSFSQTMHELYHYVDPKTGKKAPLISEETYYIIQNNAEALDSAIIYDRDFGYDFFGFKTLERSYLLRMNGKVTERPQHLLMRVAVGIHKDNIPDVINTYNLMSERWFTHATPTLFNAGTPNPQMSSCFLLQTKEDSIDGIFDTLKNCAKISQSAGGIGLSIHNVRATGSYIRGTGGTSNGIIPMLRVYNDTARYIDQGGGKRKGSFAIYLEPWHADIHQFLDIRKNHGKEEARARDLFTALWIPDLFMQRVEENGEWSLFCPNEAPGLSDCWGEQFEELYMRYESEGRARTTLKAQELWFKILESQIETGNPYMLYKDACNRKSNQQNLGTIKSSNLCTEIVEYTAPDEVAVCNLASLALPRFVIDGTLDHQRLFEVTKTVAKNLNRLIDSNAYPVEEALKSNLRHRPIGIGVQGLADTFIMLRHPFDSEEAQKVNKEIFETIYFAAMTASMELAKEEGPYETYEGSPVSRGIFQYDMWNVTPGPRWDWAGLKAAVARYGVRNSLLIAPMPTASTSQILGNNECFEPYTTNLYTRRVLSGEFIVVNKHLMKDLARLGMWNDRMKNMIIAANGSIQNIEEIPEEIRMLYKTVWEIKQKALIDMSRDRGAFICQSQSLNLFVENPNFAKLTSMHFYGWKQGLKTGMYYLRTKAAAEAIKFTVDQSYKNAPLPGPTVEESEIEETAACSLEPGCLSCSG; this comes from the coding sequence ATGTATGTCATTAAACGCGACGGAAGAAGACAGGAAGTAAAATTTGACAAGATTACAGCGCGCATTCAAAAGCTGTGCTATGGACTAGATCCAGTGCATGTAGAGCCTATTCTCGTGGCTATGCGCGTTATTGAGGGCATCTATGATAATGTCACAACCAGTGAGCTAGATAATTTAGCAGCGGAGGTCGCTGCGACATTGACAACCAGACATCCCGACTATGCACTATTGGCTTCAAGGATAGCGATTTCTAATCTACAGAAGAACACAAACAAGTCCTTTAGCCAAACCATGCATGAGCTCTACCATTATGTCGATCCAAAGACAGGAAAAAAAGCACCTCTCATTTCTGAAGAAACCTATTACATCATTCAAAATAATGCCGAAGCTTTAGATTCGGCAATTATTTATGATCGTGACTTCGGTTACGACTTTTTTGGCTTTAAAACGCTAGAGCGGTCTTATCTTCTCAGAATGAATGGGAAAGTGACAGAGCGTCCTCAGCACCTTTTAATGCGCGTCGCTGTAGGCATTCACAAAGACAACATCCCTGATGTAATCAACACCTACAACTTGATGAGCGAGCGTTGGTTTACGCACGCCACTCCCACCCTTTTTAATGCAGGGACCCCAAATCCACAAATGTCATCTTGCTTTTTACTGCAGACCAAAGAGGATAGCATTGATGGTATCTTTGATACGTTGAAAAACTGCGCGAAGATTTCTCAATCGGCCGGTGGCATCGGCTTGAGCATTCATAATGTCAGAGCGACAGGTTCTTATATTCGCGGCACAGGAGGCACCTCTAATGGCATTATTCCTATGTTACGTGTCTATAATGATACAGCGCGCTACATCGATCAAGGGGGAGGCAAACGTAAAGGCTCCTTTGCGATTTACCTTGAGCCATGGCATGCCGACATCCACCAATTTCTAGACATCCGCAAAAACCATGGAAAAGAAGAGGCTCGTGCAAGAGACCTTTTCACAGCGCTTTGGATCCCAGACTTATTCATGCAGCGAGTTGAAGAAAATGGCGAATGGTCTCTTTTCTGTCCTAACGAAGCTCCAGGCCTTTCTGATTGCTGGGGAGAACAGTTTGAAGAACTTTACATGCGTTATGAAAGTGAAGGTCGGGCACGCACAACGTTAAAAGCGCAAGAACTTTGGTTCAAAATTCTGGAATCGCAAATTGAAACTGGCAATCCTTATATGCTTTATAAAGATGCTTGCAACAGAAAATCAAACCAACAGAATTTAGGAACGATCAAGTCAAGCAACTTGTGCACAGAAATTGTAGAGTACACAGCACCGGATGAAGTAGCCGTCTGCAACCTCGCTTCGCTTGCACTTCCTCGCTTTGTCATCGATGGGACATTGGACCATCAAAGGCTTTTTGAAGTCACCAAAACTGTTGCGAAGAATCTTAACCGTTTAATTGATAGTAATGCCTATCCTGTAGAAGAAGCCCTCAAGTCTAATTTGCGTCACCGCCCTATCGGTATTGGCGTTCAAGGTCTAGCAGATACCTTTATCATGCTAAGGCATCCTTTTGACTCTGAAGAAGCGCAAAAAGTGAATAAAGAAATTTTTGAAACTATTTACTTTGCTGCAATGACAGCTTCGATGGAGCTTGCCAAAGAAGAAGGCCCTTATGAAACCTATGAGGGATCTCCTGTTTCTCGTGGCATTTTCCAGTATGACATGTGGAATGTGACCCCAGGTCCTCGTTGGGATTGGGCAGGGTTAAAAGCAGCTGTGGCCCGCTATGGCGTACGTAATTCATTGCTGATTGCGCCGATGCCAACAGCCTCGACATCACAGATCTTGGGCAACAATGAATGTTTCGAGCCTTACACAACTAACCTCTACACAAGACGGGTTCTTTCTGGAGAGTTTATTGTTGTCAATAAGCACTTAATGAAGGACTTAGCGCGGCTTGGCATGTGGAATGACAGAATGAAGAACATGATTATTGCAGCCAATGGCTCTATTCAAAACATTGAAGAGATCCCAGAAGAGATCCGCATGCTCTACAAAACGGTTTGGGAAATCAAACAAAAGGCTTTGATCGATATGTCACGCGACCGCGGAGCCTTTATTTGCCAATCTCAATCTCTTAATCTTTTTGTCGAAAACCCGAATTTTGCCAAGCTGACTTCAATGCATTTTTACGGCTGGAAGCAGGGCTTAAAAACAGGGATGTACTACTTGCGCACCAAGGCAGCAGCCGAAGCGATCAAGTTTACGGTGGATCAATCCTATAAAAATGCTCCACTTCCCGGCCCCACCGTCGAAGAGAGCGAAATAGAGGAAACTGCCGCTTGTTCTCTTGAACCTGGCTGTCTAAGCTGCAGTGGCTAA